One window of the Chryseobacterium camelliae genome contains the following:
- a CDS encoding peptide chain release factor 3 produces MSDLIKEIQKRKTFGIISHPDAGKTTLTEKLLLFGGAIQEAGAVKSNKIKKGATSDFMEIERQRGISVATSVLAFEYKGHKINILDTPGHKDFAEDTYRTLTAVDSVIVVIDVAKGVEEQTEKLVQVCRMRNIPMLVFINKLDREGKDAFDLLDEVEQKLGLNVVPLSLPIGMGSDFQGIYNIWENNIQLFLEERKQKVGESITFDNINDTSIDDAIGSKAAQTLRDELELVQSVYPEFNREDYMKGELQPVFFGSALNNFGVRELLDAFIEIAPMPQPKESDIRIVKPEEDIFTGFVFKIHANMDPKHRDRLAFVKIVSGTFRRNENYLLVREGKKMKFSSPNAFFADKKEVVDESFPGDIVGLHDTGSFRIGDTLTSGEKLSFKGVPSFSPEHFRYINNADPLKAKQLAKGIDQLMDEGVAQLFTLEMNNRKIIGTVGALQYEVIQYRLEHEYGAKCTYEPLSMHKACWVEADEKSEEFKEFSRLKQRFLARDKYNQLVFLADSSFTIHMTQEKFPNVKLHFISEFKNA; encoded by the coding sequence ATGTCAGACTTAATCAAAGAAATACAGAAAAGAAAAACGTTCGGAATCATCTCCCACCCGGATGCCGGTAAAACAACGCTTACGGAGAAACTCCTTTTATTCGGGGGGGCGATCCAGGAAGCGGGTGCCGTAAAATCCAATAAAATAAAAAAGGGGGCTACTTCCGACTTTATGGAGATTGAGCGTCAGAGAGGGATCTCTGTAGCTACGTCTGTACTTGCTTTTGAGTATAAAGGCCATAAGATCAATATCCTCGACACGCCGGGCCACAAGGATTTTGCCGAAGATACTTACAGGACGTTAACCGCTGTAGATTCTGTGATTGTGGTGATTGACGTTGCCAAAGGGGTTGAGGAACAGACTGAAAAACTGGTCCAGGTGTGCCGTATGAGGAATATCCCGATGCTGGTCTTCATCAATAAGCTTGACCGTGAAGGAAAGGATGCCTTTGACCTCCTGGATGAAGTGGAACAGAAACTAGGGCTGAATGTAGTCCCTCTTTCCCTTCCGATCGGTATGGGAAGTGATTTCCAGGGCATCTATAACATCTGGGAAAATAATATCCAGCTATTCCTGGAAGAAAGAAAACAGAAAGTGGGTGAATCCATCACCTTTGATAATATCAATGACACCTCTATTGATGATGCGATAGGCTCAAAAGCTGCACAAACCCTGCGTGACGAACTGGAACTGGTGCAGTCCGTTTACCCTGAATTCAACCGTGAAGATTATATGAAGGGGGAACTTCAGCCGGTATTTTTCGGATCAGCGCTGAATAATTTCGGGGTTCGCGAGCTTCTGGATGCATTCATTGAAATAGCTCCGATGCCACAGCCTAAAGAAAGTGACATCAGGATCGTAAAACCTGAAGAAGATATCTTTACCGGTTTTGTATTTAAGATCCACGCAAATATGGATCCTAAACACCGTGACAGGCTGGCATTCGTAAAAATCGTTTCCGGTACATTCAGGAGGAATGAAAATTACCTGCTGGTACGCGAAGGCAAAAAGATGAAATTCTCTTCGCCGAATGCATTCTTTGCGGATAAGAAAGAGGTAGTGGACGAAAGTTTCCCGGGAGATATTGTCGGGCTTCACGATACCGGAAGCTTCAGGATCGGCGATACCCTGACCAGCGGTGAAAAATTAAGCTTTAAGGGGGTTCCGAGTTTCTCTCCGGAACATTTCAGGTACATCAATAATGCAGATCCGTTAAAGGCCAAGCAGCTGGCAAAAGGAATTGACCAGCTGATGGATGAAGGGGTTGCCCAGCTGTTTACCCTTGAGATGAACAACAGGAAGATCATCGGGACTGTAGGAGCACTTCAGTACGAAGTGATCCAGTACCGTCTGGAGCATGAGTACGGCGCAAAATGTACGTACGAACCTTTATCCATGCACAAAGCATGCTGGGTGGAAGCGGATGAAAAATCTGAAGAATTCAAAGAGTTTTCAAGGCTTAAGCAGAGGTTCCTGGCCAGGGATAAGTACAACCAGCTTGTATTCCTTGCCGACTCTTCATTTACGATTCATATGACACAGGAAAAATTCCCAAATGTGAAGCTGCACTTTATCAGTGAATTTAAAAATGCATAA
- a CDS encoding ribonuclease Z, which translates to MSTYLTILGFNSAIPTINSSPTAQLLEMEERHFLIDCGEGTQVQLRKAKAKFSRINHIFISHLHGDHCFGLPGLIASFRLLGRETPLHVYGPKGIKKMLETIFTITETHRGFEVVYHELDKNYSEKIYEDNKVEVYTIPLDHRIYCNGYLFKEKPKERHLNMQEIAKYNEIEVCDYHHLKAGKDFVLSDGYVLKNEVLTTAPAPPVSYAFCSDTRYLESIIPIVEGVTVMYHESTFLHDLKEMADYTGHSTAIEAATIAQKAQVEKLILGHFSNRYADLTVFTDEARNIFPNTYLPKALECVKI; encoded by the coding sequence TTGAGTACGTATTTAACCATATTAGGCTTTAATTCTGCCATTCCCACGATTAATTCATCACCAACCGCTCAGCTGCTGGAGATGGAGGAACGGCATTTCCTGATCGACTGTGGGGAAGGGACACAGGTACAGCTTAGAAAAGCCAAAGCTAAATTTTCAAGGATCAACCATATTTTTATTTCGCATCTTCACGGTGACCATTGCTTCGGGCTTCCGGGCCTTATTGCGTCATTCCGCTTGCTGGGAAGAGAAACTCCGCTCCATGTGTACGGTCCCAAAGGCATCAAGAAAATGCTGGAGACGATTTTTACCATTACGGAAACCCATCGTGGTTTTGAGGTGGTCTACCACGAGCTGGATAAGAACTATTCTGAAAAGATCTATGAAGATAATAAGGTAGAGGTATATACTATTCCGCTGGACCACAGGATTTACTGTAACGGCTATCTTTTTAAGGAAAAGCCTAAGGAAAGGCATCTGAATATGCAGGAAATAGCCAAATACAATGAGATTGAGGTTTGTGATTACCACCACCTTAAGGCAGGAAAAGATTTTGTACTGAGTGATGGGTATGTCCTGAAAAATGAGGTGCTTACTACAGCTCCTGCACCTCCGGTTTCATATGCTTTCTGCAGTGATACGAGATATCTGGAAAGTATTATTCCGATCGTTGAGGGAGTAACTGTGATGTATCATGAATCCACTTTCCTGCATGACCTGAAAGAGATGGCTGATTATACCGGACACTCAACGGCGATTGAAGCGGCGACCATAGCGCAGAAAGCACAGGTGGAAAAACTTATCCTGGGACATTTCTCCAACCGGTATGCAGACCTGACCGTTTTCACAGATGAGGCCAGGAATATCTTTCCGAATACCTATCTGCCCAAAGCCCTTGAATGTGTGAAAATTTAA
- a CDS encoding DUF4349 domain-containing protein — protein sequence MKKLLLSAALACTCIMCKKAEGTTQWESPASAADSAVSNADNTVKSVQEETGAIADSAGIRIRELGETSHEIREKIETQSKSIDSLAGKIASVKLESANIKGDSTEKRKEEKIVVNVSAPKVIRETKVVYKNQPKKESVEKAAADRLVKTGTVELTVTNTESAKETVKEQIQKYDGFIKSEHISLNNNDRKIAYLKVRVPIQKFDYLMDDLSYNIGKVEAQGVEVSGKDFVRNTLCEVDITLYGSENHVENTQPDTLGGRSLAAMSSGWDAITSVFLFILPLWPLFLIAGAGYYFYKKRSSETRKDPKI from the coding sequence ATGAAAAAGCTTCTATTATCAGCCGCGTTAGCCTGCACCTGTATTATGTGTAAAAAGGCTGAAGGTACCACGCAATGGGAAAGTCCAGCTTCAGCTGCGGATAGTGCAGTGTCAAACGCTGACAATACCGTAAAAAGTGTTCAAGAGGAAACGGGTGCCATAGCCGATTCGGCCGGAATCCGTATCAGGGAACTGGGTGAGACCAGCCATGAGATCAGGGAAAAGATCGAAACCCAGTCAAAAAGCATTGATTCCCTCGCCGGAAAGATCGCATCCGTAAAACTGGAGTCGGCAAACATAAAAGGAGATTCTACAGAAAAAAGGAAGGAAGAAAAAATTGTGGTGAATGTTTCTGCCCCGAAAGTAATCCGGGAGACCAAAGTTGTTTATAAAAATCAGCCTAAAAAAGAGTCTGTAGAAAAAGCTGCTGCTGACAGGCTGGTAAAAACCGGAACAGTGGAACTTACTGTGACGAATACCGAATCTGCAAAGGAAACCGTGAAGGAACAGATACAAAAATATGACGGCTTCATAAAAAGTGAACATATCTCACTCAACAATAATGACAGGAAAATCGCTTATCTCAAAGTCAGGGTTCCGATCCAGAAATTCGATTACCTGATGGATGACCTGAGCTACAATATCGGTAAAGTTGAAGCACAGGGCGTAGAAGTTTCCGGAAAAGATTTCGTACGCAATACCCTTTGCGAGGTGGATATCACGCTGTACGGCTCAGAGAACCATGTTGAAAACACTCAGCCTGACACCCTGGGAGGCCGCTCACTGGCCGCCATGTCTTCAGGATGGGATGCCATCACCTCAGTGTTCCTGTTCATCTTACCCTTATGGCCGCTATTCCTTATTGCAGGTGCCGGGTACTATTTTTATAAGAAAAGAAGCAGTGAAACCCGTAAGGATCCAAAAATTTAA
- a CDS encoding choice-of-anchor L domain-containing protein, with product MIDYRVKNYLFLFVLLFSCTSVLAQKAQRKPQKEKSTSESMKAGAFIDVNVAPYAASNYTPEQLVKNILINGGTNCTTANVTNVTVSPNQPVTDNNRFWGYFNKGTTSFPFNDGIVLTTGYARQAGNTLETGTLSGQIGLNQSDPDLVAATNPSKPLNDAVALEFDFVPNSTQVKFNYIFASEEYTAGFPCSGYSDAFALLLKPAGSATYTNLAVLPGGAGPVSVTNIVPSGPGFSCGPINAQYFAGLNSTNIETNYNGRTIPLTAIANVTPGITYHFKLVLADAGDQGYDSAVFLQGGSFDLGIKIVDATGAILPNTVNMCDNTPQNLTAQVATVPGMTFQWYKDGAAISGATSITYMANQPGVYEVKVSVPGNQCPSSASITIVAGTTPAAQDATLKICTTPNNLNFNLNDAIPLITTTQGAVVRFYVNQADAVAQNNNYLTTANVASYNGTDGQVLYVVVSNGGFCSKRVTLTLRKEATPIAQLVSTKLKICAGESVTLTAAGGATYQWSNSTTVTGATQTLSPTQTTTYTVYAIGVQGCKSAQPATVTVEVVPAITSNVSGGMICAGDQITLDAGAGPNYTYSWNTGSTTRTITVATPGTYTVTISNGVCSKVYTTQVLLAIPPSIIKVDYSEKGDMTITTANPSNGPLEYSVDNGLTWQDSNRFTNVPRNKVISIRVRVKKTSCVGFLEYFTFVMQNVITPNGDNINDIIDFRGIIQYNNFKGSIFDRYGKEVYKAEKIRPYWDGYFQGKRLPTSSYWYQVAFEDPASKQIRVHTGWILLKNME from the coding sequence ATGATAGATTATAGAGTGAAAAACTATCTTTTCCTTTTCGTATTGCTTTTTTCCTGTACATCTGTGCTGGCACAGAAAGCACAGAGAAAACCACAGAAAGAAAAATCAACTTCTGAAAGTATGAAAGCAGGCGCCTTTATTGACGTCAATGTTGCACCCTATGCAGCTTCCAACTATACTCCGGAACAACTTGTCAAGAACATCCTCATTAACGGCGGAACCAACTGTACTACAGCGAACGTGACCAATGTTACGGTTTCTCCGAATCAGCCGGTAACGGATAACAACAGGTTTTGGGGATATTTTAACAAAGGGACGACCAGCTTTCCCTTTAACGATGGAATTGTTTTAACGACAGGATATGCAAGACAGGCAGGAAATACTTTGGAAACAGGTACACTGAGCGGACAGATCGGTTTGAATCAGAGTGATCCTGACCTTGTTGCTGCGACCAATCCATCTAAGCCTCTTAATGATGCCGTAGCACTTGAATTTGATTTCGTTCCGAATTCAACCCAGGTAAAATTCAATTATATTTTTGCATCAGAAGAATACACGGCAGGTTTCCCATGTTCAGGATATTCCGATGCTTTTGCTTTATTGCTTAAGCCGGCAGGTAGTGCTACCTATACCAATCTTGCTGTTCTTCCGGGAGGAGCCGGACCGGTAAGTGTAACGAATATTGTACCTTCGGGACCTGGATTTTCATGCGGACCTATCAATGCCCAGTATTTTGCAGGATTAAATTCTACCAATATCGAGACTAACTATAACGGAAGGACAATCCCTTTAACGGCTATTGCAAATGTTACTCCCGGAATTACCTATCATTTCAAACTGGTTCTGGCAGATGCCGGAGATCAGGGGTATGATTCTGCGGTTTTCCTTCAGGGAGGATCTTTTGACCTTGGAATAAAGATCGTAGATGCTACCGGAGCAATTCTGCCGAACACGGTTAATATGTGTGACAATACCCCACAGAACCTGACAGCTCAGGTTGCTACCGTTCCCGGCATGACCTTCCAGTGGTATAAGGACGGCGCAGCAATCAGTGGAGCAACCAGCATAACTTATATGGCTAACCAGCCAGGAGTATATGAGGTGAAAGTTTCAGTACCCGGAAACCAGTGTCCGAGTTCAGCATCCATTACCATTGTTGCCGGAACGACTCCGGCCGCGCAGGATGCTACACTGAAAATCTGTACCACTCCGAATAACCTTAACTTTAACCTGAATGATGCCATCCCTTTAATCACGACCACTCAGGGAGCAGTGGTACGTTTCTACGTAAACCAGGCAGATGCGGTAGCCCAGAATAATAATTACCTTACTACTGCTAATGTAGCCAGTTACAACGGTACCGATGGCCAGGTGCTTTACGTGGTGGTTTCCAACGGGGGATTCTGCAGCAAAAGGGTAACCCTTACATTAAGAAAAGAGGCAACTCCTATTGCACAGCTTGTTTCAACAAAATTAAAGATCTGTGCCGGTGAATCTGTGACCCTTACAGCTGCCGGAGGTGCTACATACCAATGGAGCAACAGTACTACCGTGACCGGAGCTACCCAGACGTTGAGCCCTACCCAGACGACAACCTATACGGTTTATGCTATCGGTGTACAGGGATGTAAATCTGCACAGCCAGCTACTGTGACTGTAGAAGTCGTTCCTGCCATTACTTCAAACGTTTCAGGAGGAATGATCTGTGCCGGTGATCAGATTACCCTGGATGCAGGAGCCGGACCTAATTATACCTATTCATGGAATACAGGTTCTACAACACGTACCATTACGGTAGCAACACCTGGAACATATACAGTGACCATCAGTAACGGGGTCTGCAGTAAAGTATATACGACACAGGTACTATTGGCCATCCCACCATCCATCATCAAAGTGGATTACAGTGAGAAAGGGGATATGACGATTACCACAGCCAATCCAAGCAACGGACCATTGGAATACTCTGTTGATAACGGACTGACATGGCAGGATTCCAACAGGTTCACCAATGTTCCAAGGAATAAGGTAATCTCCATCAGGGTACGCGTAAAGAAAACAAGCTGTGTAGGCTTCCTGGAATATTTCACATTCGTCATGCAGAACGTTATTACGCCGAATGGTGATAATATCAATGATATCATCGATTTCAGGGGAATCATCCAGTACAATAACTTTAAAGGAAGTATATTTGACCGTTACGGAAAAGAAGTATATAAAGCAGAAAAGATTCGGCCATACTGGGACGGTTATTTCCAGGGCAAACGCCTCCCGACTTCTTCCTACTGGTATCAGGTAGCATTTGAAGATCCTGCCAGCAAGCAGATCAGGGTGCATACCGGATGGATCCTGTTGAAGAACATGGAATAA
- a CDS encoding TIGR02757 family protein — protein sequence MNFEELKNFLDEKADRYNNADFINDDPVQIPHRFSLKQDVEIAGFLAATISWGNRKAILRSADKMLDIMGNSPYDFVMNHSEKDLVDLHGINIHRTFNGEDFAYFIRQFNKMYKEYESLENLFLVNEDESNFLHSIERFRTGFLEPEKHRSHKHVSSPYKNSSAKRIVMFLRWMVRKDKRGVDLGIWKQIDPQHLSIPLDVHTGNVSRKLGLILRTQNDWKTVEELDRMVRQFDPNDPAKYDFALFGLGVTKELL from the coding sequence ATGAACTTTGAAGAACTGAAAAACTTCCTTGACGAAAAGGCAGACCGGTACAATAATGCAGATTTCATTAATGATGATCCTGTACAGATCCCGCACAGGTTTTCCCTGAAGCAGGATGTTGAGATTGCAGGATTCCTGGCCGCAACCATTTCATGGGGCAACCGAAAAGCTATCCTGCGTTCCGCAGACAAAATGCTGGATATCATGGGGAATTCTCCTTATGATTTTGTCATGAACCATTCGGAGAAAGACCTGGTTGATCTTCACGGCATAAACATCCACAGGACATTCAACGGAGAGGATTTTGCCTATTTCATACGGCAGTTCAATAAGATGTATAAAGAATACGAAAGCCTGGAAAATCTCTTTTTAGTTAATGAAGACGAATCCAATTTCCTTCATTCTATCGAGCGCTTCAGGACTGGCTTTTTGGAGCCTGAAAAACACCGGAGCCACAAGCATGTGAGTTCACCGTATAAAAATTCATCCGCCAAAAGGATTGTCATGTTCCTCAGGTGGATGGTGCGCAAAGACAAAAGGGGAGTGGATCTCGGGATCTGGAAGCAGATCGATCCACAACATCTTTCCATACCGCTGGACGTTCATACGGGCAATGTTTCCAGGAAACTTGGCCTTATTCTCCGTACACAGAACGACTGGAAAACAGTAGAAGAGCTTGACCGTATGGTGCGGCAGTTTGATCCAAATGATCCTGCGAAATATGATTTTGCCCTGTTCGGACTGGGAGTGACCAAGGAATTGCTATAA
- the rdgB gene encoding RdgB/HAM1 family non-canonical purine NTP pyrophosphatase: MELLVATHNQHKKEEIQQILEHDFVVKSLTDYGIQEEIVEDGDSFNANALIKAKYCFEKTGVPSLGDDSGLVVESLDGRPGIFSARYAGDHDFAKNIARVLSEMEGIENRKAYFITVLCYYDDQGARYFEGRVYGNLLLENKGFKGFGYDPIFVPEGYGMTFAEMNPEDKNRISHRKKALDLFLDFLKSDNSNL, from the coding sequence ATGGAATTATTGGTTGCTACGCATAACCAGCATAAAAAAGAAGAAATCCAGCAGATACTGGAACATGATTTTGTAGTTAAAAGCCTCACGGATTATGGTATCCAGGAGGAAATAGTGGAAGACGGCGATTCTTTTAATGCCAATGCCCTGATCAAGGCGAAATACTGCTTTGAAAAAACAGGGGTTCCAAGCCTGGGAGATGACAGCGGACTCGTTGTGGAGTCTCTCGACGGACGGCCCGGAATTTTTTCCGCCCGCTATGCCGGAGACCATGATTTTGCCAAAAATATCGCCAGGGTTCTGAGCGAAATGGAAGGCATTGAAAACAGGAAAGCCTATTTCATCACGGTTTTATGTTATTATGATGATCAGGGAGCGCGGTATTTTGAAGGCAGGGTGTACGGAAATCTTCTTCTGGAAAATAAAGGATTCAAAGGATTTGGATATGATCCTATTTTCGTTCCGGAAGGATACGGAATGACTTTTGCGGAAATGAATCCTGAAGACAAAAACAGGATCAGCCACCGTAAAAAGGCACTGGACCTGTTCCTTGACTTCCTGAAATCTGACAACAGCAATTTGTAA
- a CDS encoding GLPGLI family protein: MRLLLKTLMAFLCFSFIQGQVNKDSSDIEVRYNFTFMQDTLDRSSVLSEPMVLLTNGKQSIYYSENYKAAVDGFGKKLKDAVKTGNIVDPGMLPRSKVRHNVYKDQNHTYISNYLGQNYYTFASPDQMKWEIDYNTAAVIGGYTCHKATITIGGKKFSAWFTYDIPISDGPYKFRGLPGLILQITEMHGYIDFELISIQKKTVPIAHKKGILISKEQYRSKRKEYMNDPYHGKINNPAYRKMAEENKKKYNNALE, translated from the coding sequence ATGAGGCTATTATTGAAAACATTGATGGCTTTTCTCTGCTTCAGCTTTATCCAGGGCCAGGTCAATAAAGATTCTTCTGATATAGAAGTAAGGTATAATTTTACTTTTATGCAAGATACCTTGGATCGCTCATCTGTACTATCAGAACCTATGGTATTGCTGACCAACGGAAAGCAATCCATATACTACAGTGAAAACTATAAAGCTGCGGTAGACGGCTTCGGAAAAAAATTAAAGGATGCAGTGAAAACAGGAAATATTGTTGATCCGGGAATGCTTCCCCGGTCTAAAGTAAGGCATAATGTGTACAAGGATCAGAACCATACTTATATTTCAAATTATTTAGGACAGAATTATTATACCTTTGCAAGTCCTGATCAAATGAAGTGGGAGATAGATTATAACACGGCTGCTGTTATCGGGGGTTACACGTGCCATAAAGCAACAATAACTATAGGAGGTAAAAAATTCTCCGCCTGGTTCACCTATGATATTCCGATCAGTGACGGGCCCTATAAATTCAGGGGATTGCCGGGCCTGATCTTACAAATCACTGAAATGCATGGTTACATAGATTTTGAACTGATCTCCATTCAGAAAAAGACAGTGCCGATAGCGCATAAAAAAGGAATACTGATCTCAAAAGAACAATACCGTTCAAAAAGAAAAGAATATATGAATGATCCGTATCATGGTAAAATCAATAATCCTGCATACCGGAAAATGGCAGAAGAAAACAAAAAGAAATACAATAATGCGCTTGAATAA
- a CDS encoding DUF1003 domain-containing protein: MKNYTENKQVLEKIANGITWWIGSIPSLIAHTLFFIISFLLPLLGLVEFDKMLLILTTVVSLEAIYLAIFIQMSVNKSHEKIEDIQEDIEEISEDIEDIQEDIEEISEDIEEINEDIEDIQEDIEEINEEEEEDDHNERAKNVMLRSNVNSNKNEIKALKDKIQELQDMIDGLKKDSKDGL; the protein is encoded by the coding sequence ATGAAAAATTACACAGAAAATAAGCAAGTGCTTGAAAAAATAGCCAATGGAATCACCTGGTGGATCGGTTCTATACCGTCCCTTATTGCCCATACCTTATTTTTTATCATTTCTTTCCTGCTGCCTTTGCTGGGCTTGGTGGAGTTTGATAAAATGCTCCTGATCCTCACTACGGTAGTTTCATTGGAAGCTATTTACCTGGCCATCTTTATCCAGATGTCCGTTAATAAGAGCCATGAAAAGATAGAGGATATCCAGGAAGATATCGAAGAGATCAGCGAAGATATTGAAGACATCCAGGAAGATATTGAGGAGATCAGCGAAGACATCGAGGAAATTAATGAAGATATTGAAGATATCCAGGAAGATATTGAAGAAATCAACGAAGAGGAAGAAGAGGATGACCACAATGAACGGGCTAAAAATGTGATGCTAAGAAGTAATGTCAATTCCAATAAAAATGAGATCAAAGCTCTTAAAGATAAGATTCAGGAACTCCAGGATATGATTGATGGCCTGAAGAAAGACTCGAAGGACGGTCTTTAA
- a CDS encoding CPBP family intramembrane glutamic endopeptidase: protein MENSRYPKFTFTWIGGLALLIGFFTGTMFISVLNVVWMFAFKTSLQYKEWFLMLTNAAGFVTAIAFFDFFIVRPSTKKKLNFNFSPANFYTYLLIFPMMLGMMFIGEFVTSQIPVTGPFFGKYYEFFNQLMDQLTDDPAAMLLMTVIMAPVFEEIIFRGIIQKGLMNKGVKPWKAILYTSLIFGLVHGNPWQFAGAVLLGSVLGLVYFKTKSLLLPMLLHGFNNLCSCLLMMYTDSESFSQALHVSEWVVLAAGIVLFSVFCYLFVEKYKVHYAEI from the coding sequence ATGGAAAACAGCAGATATCCTAAATTTACTTTTACCTGGATCGGGGGACTGGCTTTGTTGATAGGGTTCTTTACAGGAACGATGTTCATTTCCGTATTGAATGTGGTTTGGATGTTTGCATTTAAAACCAGCCTGCAATATAAAGAGTGGTTTCTGATGCTTACCAATGCAGCCGGGTTCGTTACGGCTATCGCCTTTTTCGATTTTTTTATCGTTAGGCCATCCACAAAGAAAAAACTGAACTTCAATTTTTCACCTGCCAATTTTTATACGTATCTCCTGATCTTCCCGATGATGCTGGGCATGATGTTTATCGGGGAATTTGTGACGTCACAGATTCCGGTTACCGGCCCTTTTTTCGGGAAATATTACGAATTTTTCAACCAGCTGATGGACCAGCTGACGGATGATCCTGCGGCGATGCTGCTGATGACAGTGATCATGGCTCCGGTATTCGAGGAAATCATTTTTAGGGGAATAATCCAGAAAGGCCTCATGAACAAAGGGGTGAAACCCTGGAAGGCAATACTATATACATCACTGATTTTCGGGCTTGTGCATGGAAATCCGTGGCAATTTGCAGGAGCGGTTCTTCTGGGGAGCGTCCTGGGGCTCGTTTATTTCAAAACCAAATCATTGCTTTTGCCGATGCTGCTGCACGGTTTTAATAATCTGTGCTCATGCCTCCTGATGATGTATACCGACAGCGAAAGCTTTTCACAGGCACTGCATGTCTCCGAATGGGTTGTCCTGGCCGCAGGGATTGTCCTGTTTTCGGTCTTCTGTTACCTTTTCGTGGAAAAATACAAAGTGCATTACGCTGAAATTTAA
- a CDS encoding acyl-CoA dehydrogenase: MDFNLSEEQLMIQQAARDFAQNELLPGVIERDRDQKFPAEQVKKMGEMGLLGMMVDPQYGGAGMDSVSYVLAMEEIAKVDASAAVVMSVNNSLVCAGIEKFASEEQKVKYLTPLASGQVIGAFALSEPEAGSDATSQKTTAEDKGDYYLLNGIKNWITNGGTASYYVVIAQTDPEKKHKGINAFIVERGWEGFEIGPKEDKLGIRGSDTHSLIFNNVKVPKENRIGEDGFGFNFAMAVLNGGRIGIASQALGIASGAYELSLKYAKTRKAFKTEIINHQAIAFKLADMATQITAARMLCYKAAVEKDAGKDISEIGAMAKLYSSQVAMDTTIEAVQIHGGYGYVKEYHVERMMRDAKITQIYEGTSEIQKIVISRSIAK, translated from the coding sequence ATGGACTTTAATTTATCAGAAGAACAGCTGATGATTCAGCAGGCAGCAAGGGATTTTGCACAGAACGAACTATTACCGGGCGTTATCGAAAGAGACCGGGACCAGAAGTTTCCTGCAGAACAGGTGAAGAAAATGGGAGAAATGGGCCTTTTGGGGATGATGGTGGACCCTCAGTACGGAGGAGCAGGAATGGACAGTGTTTCTTACGTTCTGGCCATGGAGGAGATCGCAAAAGTGGATGCTTCTGCTGCTGTGGTAATGTCCGTAAACAACTCATTAGTATGTGCAGGGATTGAAAAATTTGCCTCTGAGGAGCAGAAAGTGAAATATCTTACCCCTCTGGCAAGCGGCCAGGTAATCGGGGCTTTTGCTTTATCTGAGCCTGAAGCAGGTTCCGATGCCACTTCTCAGAAGACGACTGCAGAAGATAAGGGTGACTATTACCTTCTGAATGGGATCAAAAACTGGATCACCAACGGCGGGACAGCAAGCTATTACGTAGTCATTGCCCAGACGGATCCGGAAAAAAAGCATAAGGGAATCAATGCATTCATCGTGGAAAGAGGATGGGAAGGTTTCGAAATCGGGCCTAAAGAAGATAAGCTGGGCATCAGAGGAAGCGATACGCATTCACTGATCTTCAATAACGTGAAGGTGCCTAAAGAAAACAGAATCGGTGAAGACGGTTTCGGGTTCAATTTTGCTATGGCTGTGCTGAACGGCGGAAGGATCGGGATCGCTTCCCAGGCATTGGGAATTGCTTCCGGAGCTTATGAGCTGTCTCTGAAATATGCCAAGACCAGAAAAGCATTCAAAACGGAAATCATCAATCACCAGGCGATAGCTTTCAAGCTGGCAGATATGGCTACCCAGATTACGGCGGCAAGGATGCTGTGCTATAAAGCCGCTGTAGAAAAAGATGCCGGTAAGGATATTTCTGAGATTGGGGCCATGGCCAAGCTGTATTCTTCTCAGGTGGCTATGGATACCACTATTGAAGCCGTACAGATCCACGGAGGATATGGGTATGTAAAAGAATACCATGTAGAAAGGATGATGAGGGATGCGAAAATCACCCAGATTTATGAAGGGACTTCGGAAATCCAGAAAATCGTGATCTCAAGAAGCATTGCAAAGTAA